The DNA region GGATAAGGCGCATCCGGCAAATGGGCAGCGTCATGACCTGAAGTGGCGCGCAGCGTAAGCGGACATGACGGTCCGGTTGTCGAACCCAGGATCGGCCAGCCGTGTCGGTAGTCGGAAGCGCGTCAGGCCGAACTATTGTCTGGGACGGCACAATTGGCCGCTGCTATGGAATTGAGTTGAGGCGGTATGTCGACCAACGGAGCGGCGACTAGTTTGGGGTCTGGCTGGTGGGGACGTCCCGGCGGAGGACGCGAGGTGTGGACTCTCGCGTGGCCTCTGGTGGTGTCGACATCGAGCTGGACGGTGATGGACTTTCTGGATCGGATCTTCTTGATCTGGTACTCGCCAACTGCGATGGCGGCGGCGTTTCCGGCCGTTGTATTGAGTTTCACGGTCGAGTGCTTTTTTCTCGGCGTGGCGATGTACGTCAACGCGTTCGTGGCACAGTACTACGGCGCCGGACGGCATCACCGCATTGGACTAGCGGTCTGGCAGGGCATTTGGCTATCGCTGTTGGCAATGCCGCTGATGCTGGCCACGATTCCGCTGGCGCCGGCCGTGTTCGATTTCATTGGTCATGAGCCAGCGATCCGCGCTCAGGAGGTGGCGTACTATCAGATTCATTGTGTTGGCGCGCCCGGCATGGTGATGGCAGCGGCGATGTCGAGTTTCTTCACCGGCCGCGGTCGGGTTCGGGTGGTAGCTATCGTCGACACGATTGGGGCAGTGGTCAATGTGATGATCGACTACGTGTTGATCTTTGGGTACTACGGCTTTCCTGAAATGGGCATCGAAGGGGCAGCTTGGGGGACTGTGATCGGCCTGTGGCTGCGGTCGGCCATGTATTTGACGCTCATCCTGTTGAAGAAGAACCGCCACGAATTTCACACTCTGTCGGGTTGCAGGTTCGACCGCGAGCTGTTTGGGCGCATGCTGTACTACGGCTATCCGGCCGGCGTGCAGATGTTCGTTGAAGTGGCGACCTTCAGCAGTTTTCTGATGCTAGTGGGCGGACTGGGACCACACGAGCTGATCGCCACCAATTTGGCATTCACCATCAACAGTCTGGCGTTCATACCCATGATGGGCATGAGCATGGCGGTGACCACGCTGGTAGGACAACGACTGGGGCAGAACGAACCAGAACTGGCCGCCCGCGGCACTTGGACGGCATACGAGATGGCGACACTCTACATGGGCGCGATCTCGCTGTTGTACTTGTTGGCGCCGCACATGTTCTTGATGCCGCATCAGGCGGGGATGGACCCAGGCGAGTTTGGGGAGCTGCGAGACCTAACGACGGTGCTGCTGCGCTTCGTGGCGGCGTATTGCTTGTTCGATACGATGATTTTGGTGTTTGTGGGAGCGCTGAAAGGCGCTGGCGACACGCGGTTCATCTTGTTCGCCTCGCTCTTCATGGCCCCGGTTCCGGTGCTGTTCACCTGGCTAGGGACACGCGTGTTTGGGCAGGGGCTCTTATTCTCGTGGGTGACTATTACTTGCTGGGTTTGCGGACTGGGGACGATCTATTTGGTTCGCTTCTTGCAAGGTAAATGGCGGTCAATGCGTGTGATTGAGCATGCCCCGCCGGACCTCTATACGGTGGGATTGGACGACGCACCGACCGAAGAGCCGGCCGTGGCAATGTAACGCGACACAATTGCCCCTTTGAGGCGCGCGGCGCCGTGCAACCGGATGGAGATGGCATTGATTGGGCTTTCGTGGCAGTCGCATCGACTACGCGGCTGGGCTACAATCTCAGCTTTGCCCGGATGGGCTGTCGGCGGCCTGTGCGCTGCGAGTCGGCCAAAATAATTGCAAACCTGGGAGTGACCGCCGTGCGGAATTTGTCGTTAGCAGGTTGGATTTGGCAATCGCTGGTCGCGTGCATGGTGATGGCGCTTGGCGCCGGCGTTGCGGCGGCAAATGAGTCTTTGACCGAGAGCGCAGACCAACTGGCCGCGAGCGTATTGATTCATCGCGATGCTTGGGGCGTTCCACACATCGAAGGGCCAACCGACGCGAGCGTGATCTTCGGCTTCGCCTACTGTCAGGCAGAGGATTACTTTTGGCAACTCGAAGACTCGTATGTAATGGGGCTGGGTCGGTACGCGGAATTGTACGGAGACAAGGGGCTGAAGAGCGACATGATCAACCGGGCGTTCGAGATTCCTCAGCGCTCGCAGGCCGATTACGAAAAGATGGAGCCAAAGATCAAAGAGTCGTGCGAGGCCTTTGTGAAGGGTGTGAATTACTATTTGGAGAAACACCCTGAGGTTAAGCCGCGCTTGATCGAGCGGTTTGAACCATGGCAAATGATCGCCATGGGACGGCAGGTAATTTTGGAGATGACCTTCGGCAATACAGGACAATCCAAGGATCATGTGCCGACCGATTTCAAGGCGGTCGCCGACGCGGGGAAGGGATCGAACGCCTGGGCGCTTTCGCCGAGCCGCACCAAAAACGGCAAGGCAATGTTGTTCATTAACCCACATCAGCCGTACTACGGATTTGGTCAGTTCTACGAAGGCCATATGAAGAGCGGCGAGGGTTGGAACTTCACCGGCGCCACTTTCTTTGGCAGCCCGATCCCGACGCTCGGGCACAACGAGCATCTGGGTTGGGCCTTCACGGTGAACAATCCAGGAATCGGTAGCGCGTGGCGCGAAACGTTCGACGATCCGGCGAATCCACTGAATTACCGTTACGACAAGGGGTATCGGCAGGCGACTGAATGGAAGGACACGATCCGGGTCAAGAAGAAGAAAGGGATGGAGGAGCGCGAGTTTGTTTTTCGCAAGACGCATCACGGGCCAATCATCCGCAAGGAGTCCGACACCAGCTACATCGTCGCCAACATCGGCAAGTTCTATGACGCGCTCCTATCGCGGCAAAACCTGGCGATGGTGCGGGCGAAGAACTTCGCGGAATGGCGCGAGGCGATGAGCATGCTGGAGTTTCACATCTTCAATACGGTGTACGCTGATCGAGAAGGCAACATCTTCTATCTGTACAACGGCATCGTGCCGCGGCGCGATCCGAGCTTCGACTGGTCCAGCCCGGTTGATGGCAGCAACCCGGACACGGAATGGAAAGGTATTCATACGATCGACGAATTGCCGCAGACGTTGAATCCCCCGTCGGGCTTTGTGCAGAACTGCAATCAGACGCCGTACACCGTGACCGACGACGGCAACCCCTCTCTGGGCGACTACCCCGATTACATGGTCCGCGAACGGCACGACGACAAGCGGCGGGCGAAGGTGTCGCGCATGCTGCTGCGCGAGATGAAGGACATGGAGTTCGATAGTTGGCAAAAGGCCTGCTTCGACACCACGCTGTATTGGGCGGTGGTGGAACTGCCGGCGTTGGCGCGGCTGCACAAGGAGTTGGAAACCAGCCACCCCGACTTGGCGGCGCAGTCCAAGCCATATTTCGATCACTTGATGAATTGGGATCGCAAGGTGCATATCGACTCAACTCAGGCGACATTGTGCATCGCGTGGTACGAACAGCTTTATGGCGATGTGTATCGCAGCGAGACGCTGCAACGTCAGTTCATCGACGATCCGAGCAAGAAGTTCCATGCGCTGCTGACAGCGGCGCAGGGGCTGACGAAGGTGTTTGGCGACTGGAAGGTGCCGTATGGCGACGTGTATCGACTGCAGCGACACGCCAACGTAGCCGACTTCTTTCAGATTCCGTTCAACGACAAGGAGTCGAGTCTGCCGAGCGCTGGTTCGTTTGGTCCGCTCGGCATTGTGTTCAACATGTACTTCACGCCGTCAATTGACATTCCGTTGGTGAAGACGATCAAGAAGCGTTATGCGGTGGTGGGCGCCAGTTACGTGTCGGCGGTCGAATTCTCCGACCGAATTCAGGCGGTCTCGCTGCTGCAGTATGGAGAGAGCGGGCACGCCGATTCGCCGCACTTTTTCGACCAGGCGAAGCTGATGTCGCAAATGCAGTTTAAGCCGCAACCGTTCTACTGGGACGACGTGCTCAAGGCCGCCAAGCGCAGCTATCATCCCGGACAACAGGATGAAAAGAAGCTCGCCGGCGAGCTTGGGGGCGAGTAGCGCCCCAAGAGGGGTACAACGTGGCGTTTTTTGCTTTTGGCAAACAGCGGGGATTGTTGACCGATGACGGACACTGCGGCAGCGAAGCCGGAAAAACGCATTTTATTGGTAGACGACGATCATGAGATCGTTGAGTCGATGCGGCTGGCCTTAGAATCCAAGGGGTACAAGATTCTGGTGGCGCGCGACGGCAACCAGGGATTGGCTATGGCGGAGCGCGAGAATCCAGACCTCGTGATTTTGGACATGATGATGCCGAAGCGGAGCGGCTTTTTAGTGTTAGAGAAGCTGCGACGCACTCACGCGGTGCCGATGCGGGTGATCATGATCACGGCCAATGAGGGAAGCCGCCACAAGGCGTACGCCGAGATGCTCGGCGTGGACGACTACATCCGCAAGCCGTTCGCGATGGATCGCTTGATGGAT from Pirellulales bacterium includes:
- a CDS encoding MATE family efflux transporter, giving the protein MSTNGAATSLGSGWWGRPGGGREVWTLAWPLVVSTSSWTVMDFLDRIFLIWYSPTAMAAAFPAVVLSFTVECFFLGVAMYVNAFVAQYYGAGRHHRIGLAVWQGIWLSLLAMPLMLATIPLAPAVFDFIGHEPAIRAQEVAYYQIHCVGAPGMVMAAAMSSFFTGRGRVRVVAIVDTIGAVVNVMIDYVLIFGYYGFPEMGIEGAAWGTVIGLWLRSAMYLTLILLKKNRHEFHTLSGCRFDRELFGRMLYYGYPAGVQMFVEVATFSSFLMLVGGLGPHELIATNLAFTINSLAFIPMMGMSMAVTTLVGQRLGQNEPELAARGTWTAYEMATLYMGAISLLYLLAPHMFLMPHQAGMDPGEFGELRDLTTVLLRFVAAYCLFDTMILVFVGALKGAGDTRFILFASLFMAPVPVLFTWLGTRVFGQGLLFSWVTITCWVCGLGTIYLVRFLQGKWRSMRVIEHAPPDLYTVGLDDAPTEEPAVAM
- a CDS encoding penicillin acylase family protein — translated: MRNLSLAGWIWQSLVACMVMALGAGVAAANESLTESADQLAASVLIHRDAWGVPHIEGPTDASVIFGFAYCQAEDYFWQLEDSYVMGLGRYAELYGDKGLKSDMINRAFEIPQRSQADYEKMEPKIKESCEAFVKGVNYYLEKHPEVKPRLIERFEPWQMIAMGRQVILEMTFGNTGQSKDHVPTDFKAVADAGKGSNAWALSPSRTKNGKAMLFINPHQPYYGFGQFYEGHMKSGEGWNFTGATFFGSPIPTLGHNEHLGWAFTVNNPGIGSAWRETFDDPANPLNYRYDKGYRQATEWKDTIRVKKKKGMEEREFVFRKTHHGPIIRKESDTSYIVANIGKFYDALLSRQNLAMVRAKNFAEWREAMSMLEFHIFNTVYADREGNIFYLYNGIVPRRDPSFDWSSPVDGSNPDTEWKGIHTIDELPQTLNPPSGFVQNCNQTPYTVTDDGNPSLGDYPDYMVRERHDDKRRAKVSRMLLREMKDMEFDSWQKACFDTTLYWAVVELPALARLHKELETSHPDLAAQSKPYFDHLMNWDRKVHIDSTQATLCIAWYEQLYGDVYRSETLQRQFIDDPSKKFHALLTAAQGLTKVFGDWKVPYGDVYRLQRHANVADFFQIPFNDKESSLPSAGSFGPLGIVFNMYFTPSIDIPLVKTIKKRYAVVGASYVSAVEFSDRIQAVSLLQYGESGHADSPHFFDQAKLMSQMQFKPQPFYWDDVLKAAKRSYHPGQQDEKKLAGELGGE
- a CDS encoding response regulator, whose protein sequence is MTDTAAAKPEKRILLVDDDHEIVESMRLALESKGYKILVARDGNQGLAMAERENPDLVILDMMMPKRSGFLVLEKLRRTHAVPMRVIMITANEGSRHKAYAEMLGVDDYIRKPFAMDRLMDAVSRLLG